In Erigeron canadensis isolate Cc75 chromosome 8, C_canadensis_v1, whole genome shotgun sequence, the DNA window GTACACATAGGATCTGCTGGACGTACTGCTAACTGTGAAGCTCGTAGCTGCAATCTTTCTGATTACTCTTTTAAATCCAACAGGCACATTttatttcttcaaaattaatGATGCCTGTAGGAGTTGGGGCAACAACGTtgaaatataattttacattgTTCTTTCTCTGTTCATCTGAACACATCAGCTTACTGCAAGCCAACAACCGTAGTAACACAAATAATGCATAAAAAGGGAATTCCTCCTAACTtctcatatcacagtgtgttgtCTGTATTTCTCTTGTACacaatatacatacaaattCTGATCTTATTTAGTACAGTATTTTGTTATGATGATATTGATCCAGAATGTATGTGAAAACTTATGTTGCATCACTCAACCAAAACAAGTACAAGGGCGCACCCGACTCCTGAAAAGATACCCAAGCTATACAAGCGACAGAATTTGACGCTCGCTTAAAACATATTATGTGTTCCATTTTCAGGAAGGCGGGAACTGTACAATTTAACCGAGCATTTTAAAGCCATTAAGAGAACACCACTAATCCAACTTTCGCACCAACCAGCCACTTGAACTCGTCATTTTTGCATGAGAAAATTGTCGAATTCAAAAAAAGTAAATCTCCTACAAAGATCAGTTATATCTAGATACCATAAAATAAGGCTGGCATGCCAAAGGGATCAAAGACCAAAACAACGGATATTGCCAGTTAAATTGATATCGTAATTAGGCAAAGCTAAGACTAATATGGAATTAATGGCAATCCATTACATACTAGCAAAGAAGATCAATATTCACATAAAATGGTGACTGACCACTTATGTTCATAATAAATCTAAAAAACATGAATATACAAACTGTTAAACATTCATAAAAGTCAAACCGTGGCCTGcgaatttatatatactatagatTTCAGGGACTTTTAAGTAACGACTTTATGAATAGCTTACTTGATAAAGATAGTGCTATCAATGTCACAGGTTCAAGTTGTGTTTCTTTATAAAGATGCCATCTTTACTTTACAGTTGCATGTAATGTGTTGGTATTTTCCTCTGTTTTTGAAACagagtttgattttgttttttctagATATTCCAAAAAATCCATAACGACAGGATCAGTCCAAGGAGCCCCAAAGGGAGCTTCATCCCCTGCAATCCAGCCTAAGTGTCCACCTTCAGGGGTAACTATCAACATACAATTTGTATTCTCCTGAATcaacattaattaacaaaatgtTATCTTCTTATCGCTTTTCAATATGAAATAGTTTCTTATGAAAAAGGATGAAAGATACTTTAATGGCTTCACGGGGAATTCCTCTAGCAGGCGCAATGGGATCATTTGCAGCCTGTAAATCATCACGAGTAATTTCTTCAGAAACTTTAAATCACAAGGTTATGTCCATAGATCACTTATGCcctctatttttaatttgtgtttggAGATACTGACATAATCGTCGGCAATCTCACCTGGATGCAAAGTAAAGGCCGGCATACATGCGGAATAGAATCTGAGCTGCTTGACTTAGAGTAGTATTCATCCACTGACTTAAAACCAAAAGAAACTGCAAGATAAGCAAATAGTCCTGTAAGAAGTGCCCTTTCATGATCATCCAGTTCAAAACGTAAAAGAATGCATACCTCGTGTCAATGCGTCATCGAATTCCCTAATGGTTTTGCAATTGGCAGCTGCTGGAATATTATAATCATCACTCATTTCTTCAAATAGAAGAGCATGCCTGTAAATAAAAGTCATAGATATGACATCATATGCAAAAAGAGGTGAACTGTTGTCTGATGTGGTCAAAATGACACATAACATAAAACCTAATCTAGTTCAGTTCAACTTAGCAGAGGATGAACCGTATCTTGGTATTACATACGAGTATATAAAAACTACTAACATTCAGAATATATTTGACAGCAATAAAAACTTACTTTTTGAAAATTCTGCGCAGTGAACCTGAAAGAGCTTTGTTATAAACTATGTTAAAGCCCTTCTGAAAGTCTTCATCTGCGACGACCAAATCAAAAGGATTACACAAGGAAACGGCACCAGAAAGGGGACAGCTACCAGATTCCTGCAATGACAATCAAAATCTATAAATGAAGCTGAATTAGTTATGGTTAACAAATACtaaagcaaaaccctaaaagctGCAGTACTATAGGAAATATAGCATAACTGATTAGCAGCAACTTAATGTAAACGATTATAGATGATATCTGTTTGTGTATTACCTGCGCCAAATACCGAACAAGAATGTTTGCTCCTAGAGACCAACCAACAGCATATAAATTTGAATCTGGGTATCGAGAGGAAACATGTGCTACTACTTCACCGATATCCCCCAAAAACGATGCTGAATAAAACTGTGAAATTTTGTGTTAAATTGAATACATCAattgcttctttcttttttcttctcagaATAGCACTCCCTACATTACAACAACAGATAATAATGTTGTTAATTTATTAAACATTAAGAATGATACCTGAGGGGTGGTGACAGGGCCATGACCACAACCACGACTGTTAAAAACCACAACGCGCCACCCTTTACTTCTTGCTTTCAACAGCATATGCCTTACATATGAATCCCCGCTTCCACCTGTTAACCCCGGCTGCACGTGTTTTGTGATACCAATATCCATAAGTTTCAAAAGAGAACCACAAAAAGGTCAATAACTATGACAACCTTTAAATTACATAAAAGATCACATCACATGATAAAGACAAATAACAGGAAAAGGTATTAGCAAGTGTAGTAGGTGCAACGGCATCAAAGCGACCAACTTTTAGAACCTCAAACCTCTAGATACCGCTGTGTTCCCACAAATCCACAACTACATGTAAAGAGAACTAATTTAGGTCTCGCTATTGATGGTCATTGACTATTTTTGTGGCTCTGAAAGTATTAGAAACAATTTTCTAAACTTAAgttgttgaaacttgaaataaTATTTACAAGTCCACAATGTGTGAAACAAATGTCTAACAGATTGGTTATCAATAATAGATAGTCAGTTAAGTAACGATTTGAAaattacatcaacaagttgcatttgaaaaatatttaaagaatGACACCTACTTATGAAAAAAATAGTCACATTTTCGACTTtgtaacaacaacaatacccaatccaTTGGTGTGTAAGGTATGGGGTTTCTTTTCCTCATGGAAGATaggtatatataatatctatctttcaaaattttgacGGCAAGAACCGAATGTATACTTGTCAGGTACTTGTAACAAATTTAGCAATTAGCATCATACATAGTGTAAATTCTTTTTACGATATCGATTGACTAATACTAAGAAAGGAATATAATGTACCAGCAAAATGAGGGTAGGAGAATTTGGAGACAAACTACGATCATCACCGGCGACCCAATCCAGGGAAACAGTCCCATTATCTTTGGTCCTGAGACACTCACGTCGAAACCTCACATCTGGagttgttctaaaaaaatacGCAAATATAGTTTCGATATGTGTGTTGGTACAGACCACAGGATACGCATCGTAGGGACGGTCGAGAGTGGTGAAAGCCGGAAGAAATGAATCCATGGCTCCGCCGCTGACGTCAAGAGATGGGTGTGGCCGAGACatggctgctgctgctgctgaaaaAGGTGTGGAAATGGAAAAAGGAGAAGATTTGAAACAGTAGGGGATATGTGGAGTGAAATTGAAGAGGTGTTTGGTGTATAGAGCGGCAATAATGGGCAGTTTGGCCATGTATCTATacctctatatatatgtttaagatTTGATAAAAAGGGACGGCTATGAGCTTGTTATTGGACCCAGGCTAGCTGCAAACCGATGAGCTCAGCCGTTAGCGTCAGGATTGCAGTACATTTAAAAAGGGCTTTTGCAGTTACAAACAACTACCTTATCgttgtcttttttcttttcttttttttccttccaaagTTATAAAATACTACTCCAGCTCGCATtcccaaaataaaatttatattttcctttaaaatttattgttcacattattatttttagtttgtcTAAAAAAGATGGATATATATCCCTACTAATCCttcttattaaatatttctgtcttttaaataccttatttgcccttagactttttgtttgttttttttatctttacgTAACTATCCAAAAGCCCTAATAAAGCAGATCGTCTTCCCCACTACTGTCGCCGCATtacacgggtaccatgctcataTACGATATAAACGAAATATGGTTAGTGGTTTATATATCATGAAAATGAAAATCTTTATGTATCAATGTGTATACTTTTATTCTATTAATGAATCTTTATACATCAATTTTATTATGATTCAActattaagttattattatattatgtattttgCATAAAGGAAAACACGATTTCTGATATAACATCTCCATCGATTTTCATGTCTTTTGAGTTATGACTCATGGCATATTGGAGGTCAAACATATCTGAAGAGTCCCATAAGTAATTGCAGAGTGATACCGTCCAGTTGAGTTAGATCGAGCCCAACGATATACAGTATTATGGAAGTTAATATTTAATTCTATTACAATCCGTATTCCTATATCGCCTATTTTGTTGGTAGTTTGTACTATCATGATCTACGTTAGTGCATTCATAAACTCCAAACTTTCAATTAAATTAGCCTCAGATTAAGCCAATAAACTTTAGCTTGATGACACACAGTTGGTAGGATTATGCCTTGAATTCAACtctaataaacaataatgtccATCTTTTAAGTTATCTTCTTGTTCCGGACTTCCGGTTAGTGGTGCAATTAGTCTATGCCATATCTAATGATCACCTTCCAAAAGAACAAAACTTGTGACTTTCTAATTTATATTTCATGTTAATGTtaatattgatgattattcaaataaCAATAGTCCAAAAATATTTCTGCCTTCATATCCAGCTAGTCGATTGTAGAAATATATCTTGGGTACCAATTATGATCAACCATCTTTACTCTTTTTCTATGGTATTCGTAGCTTGTAGTGAACTTGATTTCTCATTTTCGAGATGTTGAAGGAAATCCATCACCATAGGATCAGTCCATGGGCAACCTCGGGGAGCATTCTCGCCTGCAACCCACCCTAAATGACCACCTTGAGGTGTAACGATCAGCAAACAATTCAGGTTCTTCTGAAAAAGTGATACAACTTAAACTTGTTAATATTGAATATGTGATGCATGACTCAATCTCTTGTGACATCATCGTGTAAGAAATGCCATTGTTATGGTACATACCTTGATATCTTCTCGAGGGATTGCTCTATCAGGTGCAATTGGATCATTTTTAGCCTGTAATTAAATCACACATGTAAGTACATTTCGGCAGAACAAAAACTCCATAAAAGCTATCAACCTCTTCTCATATAAGCTCCATTGATAACATAATTTGAACACTGATTTAAAACAGTTGACTAACATAAAACTAACCCTGAATGTTTGACAGCTATGCCTAAATAGTAACAAATTgtgaaagctaaaaaaaaaagaaaaaagaaaaaaaaaagtagtatatGACCAATTATCACATTTTAGATGGAGTGAAAGAGTGACAAATTTTAACAAGATGCAAGGTGATAATATTGCCTGAATGCAAAGCAAAGGTGTTTGAACATGCTTTATGTAATCTGCACTGCATGAATTCTGCAAGTACTCATCTACTGACTTGAAACCAAAAGAAACTGCATCGTTTATAAAATATTGGTATCGGTATAAGCAACAATGTACAATGTGGAAGCACAACTTATCATGCAATATTGTTGTAGTTTTGTAAATAGATACATATGTACCTCGAGTTAATCCTTCATCATAATCCCGGATAACTTCAGCATTAGCCGCCAACGGGATATTGTACTCACCTCCAAGGTCTTCAAACAACATAAGATGCCTATAGATATTGAATTGGAAATGTcaaatttgaaatcaaaagactCCAAGTTAAAATATATTCCAGAAATAATGTGGACAATCAATACGAGTATTACTTCTTTAAAATGCCACTCAAAGCCTTGCCAAGCGatctattataaattttgttaaatcCCTGACACAAATCCTGGTCTGACTTAACCAAATCGAAAGGATTACACAAGGAAACCGCACCAGAAAATCTGCGTGCACCTGCCTCCTACAAGAACAAGCACACTATCACAACTATTGTCTGAACAAACATAAAATTTAGTGTAGCAAACAATCCAACCTTTCCCAAATATTGAACAAGAATATTAGCTCCCATGGACCAACCAGCACCATATAGATTGGCTTTAGGATACCTACTACCAACATGTTTCACTACTTCATCAAGATCTCCTAAAAATGAACCAGAATACATCTGCATAAACCACAATCAAGATTCTAATGCAGAAAtgattatacttatatataacaacaatcGCTTAATCAattgtagttaaaaaaaaaaaacttctccGTCCCAAattaaatgtcatattttgacttttgaagtctttcttttgcaactttgactttaaacttttttgtttgtattatacaATACTTAATGTAAAATGCATAAATAGATTGAGCTTTAGATgcatttttcattgatataactttaattaagtattatgttgtacaaacaaaaatatttacggtcaaaattagAGAGAAAAGACTGAGCAAATCAaatttggacatttaaattgagacggAAGGAGTACCAATTTGCAATATATGGAAATTAACCTGAGGGGTGGTAACAGGGCTATCAGCACAACCACGGCTATTGAAAACCACCACACGCCACCCTTTATTTCTGGCTCTCACCAACATATGCCTTACATATGAATCATCACTTCCTCCAGACAAACCAGGCTGTAACGGAAATAATATATTGGGTggtcaatatatatttttcatagcTAATTTCACAAATGTTACATAGTGTATAACTGTATTACTGTATACAACTTTTTACAATTATATTCAACGTGCTTAGTAAAGAGAATGGTTCATATCAGAATTAATTCACATATGATTAAATTTGATCACATGTGAACAATTTGATCACTTACATGTGAACCTATCAAATAAATGAACAATGTGTGGATGTAATTTAATTTGTCATTTTAACTTATTACTCCGTACATGTGAATAAACAGGATCACAAATTGGAATGAATGCATTACTTAGTCTCTTCATTTTTCTATTGATTTTGTGAGCGGGCGTTTGATTCAAACTTGGAATTTCTGTGGGTTTTTTTTAAACCAACCCATCACCCTTGGAGGATAATGAAAATATGGCAATTAATTTACAGTCCCGAAGCCagtcaacaaatatatatgatgagTATATAACAACTTACAAGTAAGAGTAAAACAGGGGAATTTTCGGGCAAGTTTCGGGCATCGCCAGAAACCCAATCAAGTGTAACGGTCCCATCATCTTGGGTCCTAAGACACTCGCGTTTCAGCTTCACATCAGGTATGTCTCGAAAGAACGCCGCAAATATGGTCTCTACGTGACGATTTGACCCGAACACCGGGTAATGTTCGTACGGACGTTCCAAATGAGTCTTGAGAACAGGACACCACAAGTCACGCGCTCCACCCAACACTTCGAGCGATGGGTGATAGCCAGTGAACTGTTCGGTTGCTGTTACGGCGCTAGCCATGATGCGACGGAACCTGACTACTCGTGATTGACTAAGTGTTGAATGGTTGGCTGGGAGTGTGTGGGTGAGATTGGGTGCTAATATTGttgtcataattattttttgatattattattgtgtGTCTGTTAAAATCTCGGTGAATTTTCTATGTTTAGAGAAAGAGAAGTACTAGTATTTAGTATAGTGTATGGTGTATGGACATGGTGTATGTTACATATGCATGTGATGAACTCCAATGTTGTGTACGGGTTGTTTGGAAATATGCATTGGTGGTCATTAATATGAAAGTGACCTCTGCCTAACATGTTTATATCGTTTTTGATGAatgattgattttatatatttgatgatcAATTAAACGTgtgtttttctctttttaacgAATGTGTAGAGGGTGTTTGAAATACTTATTTATAAGCGTTAATTTTGAACAATCTTATGTTTGGTATTGCTTGATATTCTTACTTTTATGCCTTGGGACTTGAGTAGTTATCGATAATCGATCCTTCTTTTCGTTTATAGCGAAATGATGAGAAGCTTGTATCAGTTAATTTGTTATAGAAAGTCAAGGATAAAAAGGTCATTTTGTGCcttatgtaatgttttaaaatttgGTTAATATCGATCTGCCCAAGAGTCAATACTCCTAGTGACGGTAGCGACGATAAACCACTATTGTAAGTCTTTTGGACACGGGTTCCACGCCCTTCCTAGTTCCCCTTACcactgttttatttttaataaaacactTCAAAATTACTAAGAAAACCAAATACAAATTTACCCTATATACTAAAATCTAAGTGTTTTTTAACAACTCTTTTTGCACCATGTACTATGTACTAATCACTTTGCATTTATTACCACCTGTGATACGATGAAACATTTACAGGTTTCTAGATTTGACTCTTATATGTCTTCTACTACTTTTTATAAGATAAACAtaaagatattattattttgctCTCTCTCACTTTTTCTTTTACCACAAATCACCATCTACGATCTAATCAACTTCAAGGTGTAATTAGTCGTTATCATCATGTATATGTTTTTTCCTTTATGTATGTTTCTTTCTTCTATTACAGTAACAAAAAGGGTCaaaaaaactttttacaaaATTGTTATATGCTCACCCGTGCATGTTTCTATCAATTTCATGGCTTATAAgagttttttgtgttttttcgcaaataaatattttattaggTTATTATATGGTCTATGTATCTAATACATATTAATTACTTTTCTACAACCAACAGTCAAATTTAAGTTTACAAAGACTCAAGTCAATTGCTAATTATACATAAATTATGTTGTTGTAAGTAACGATGCCTCCCACCACCCCCGACCCAAAGGCTGCCACCCGTAACAGACAATTGAATGAACCAGGTAAACATGACAACTTACTTCATACTATCGCCATTGCTTAAACACTCCTGCTTATCCTTCAAATAGCGACATTAACGAAAATTTTGTGTTTCTCTATAGCTTTACAAATTAGTCTTTTGACCAAAAAGATTTAAAATGTACACATTTGTAATTGACTGTATAATTGTTTTCAATGTCGTTCGTAGCAGCCAAAGAAGGACCAACGAATAAACTAAAAGCATAAGCCCCCACATGCACACAAAAAAAGCTTTTTAACAACTTCTTTGGACGACAACTGATCAGAGCAACTAAACTGTCTTTTTGTTGTAAAATAACTTTAATAGTATTATGATCAACGTTATGCATTGTAAAtatactaaaaacatatatgccGCACCAATGTAAAGGCCGCCAACAACTAATGCCATATCCTTTTTTGACTTTACGTTTTTACAATTATTACATTCTGCCAAAGAATTACAAAtcccgccgcaacgcgcgggttaATTTCCTAGTTATATCAAAATACTAAAACTTAATAGAGTAAAAATATGAAGCCTTGCTTATATATTTCATTAAGTAAAACATCCATATGTATCTTCAATTTAACAGCTTTAAAatatgggaaatgctaaatacagccctaagggctgtatttaacgtgcataaaacaacttgtaccttccatattaaaagcccaccccctgattttcatggtaatgtacaaataatttatgcaccttaaacacatgCCTAAAGACTGTATTTAAcaaaccctttaaaatattaacTGTGTAAACTTAAATATTCCCAAACAAACGtatattacttttaaaaaatttaaatagtccaaagatttgaagaaaaaaaaattaccttcTTCCATTTTTCTATTCAGTcgtaaaaaaaaggttaaaattcaTGGCAATAGACACCCAATTTTCAAACGGCTATAAAATTGGTTTGTGGGGCTATATTCACGGGCATATGGTCAAGGTGGAGTATATATcagtaaaatgaaaaaaaaaatcaatttagtTTTCAACTTATGTAAATTAGAGAGCTATAAGCTAGTCGAGTATATATTTAGTGTGGCTATATTGTGTGGAGTGGGTCATGGCCACCCTCGCTATCACATAGCTCCGCCCCTCGCTGGGCAAAGCTATAGGGGGACTATGGGGTGCTTCGTCCCCCTCAATCACTCATATTTTCCTTTATAAGGTTAGTCTATGGCTAAAAGCTACACATATTTTCGTAAAAGAGCATCTCCTAATCTTAGTCGATCACTTTTCATAAGAGAAAGAAAATCACGAGTAAAAAATCAGACTGTTGCCGGAAGTTGCAGGTTTTCCGGTGATGAATTTGGTATGATGGAAATGTTGGTTTGTACTCTGTAATGTAAAAGATGCTTTGTAATTTATAtttgagtaaattatatttttcgtaTCTAAAGTTTGCaagttttttacttttgatccctaaactttaaaattacaattttgaccttaaagtttgccaattttttcaataatcgtcctctGGCCTTACGGCATTAAAAAATGGTCGTTAACGTatgcacgtgctagacacgtgagggcactagtGTCATTTTACCTTACactgagggacgaaaagtgaaaaaatagctatc includes these proteins:
- the LOC122579319 gene encoding embryogenesis-associated protein EMB8-like, translated to MTTILAPNLTHTLPANHSTLSQSRVVRFRRIMASAVTATEQFTGYHPSLEVLGGARDLWCPVLKTHLERPYEHYPVFGSNRHVETIFAAFFRDIPDVKLKRECLRTQDDGTVTLDWVSGDARNLPENSPVLLLLPGLSGGSDDSYVRHMLVRARNKGWRVVVFNSRGCADSPVTTPQMYSGSFLGDLDEVVKHVGSRYPKANLYGAGWSMGANILVQYLGKEAGARRFSGAVSLCNPFDLVKSDQDLCQGFNKIYNRSLGKALSGILKKHLMLFEDLGGEYNIPLAANAEVIRDYDEGLTRVSFGFKSVDEYLQNSCSADYIKHVQTPLLCIQAKNDPIAPDRAIPREDIKKNLNCLLIVTPQGGHLGWVAGENAPRGCPWTDPMVMDFLQHLENEKSSSLQATNTIEKE
- the LOC122579272 gene encoding embryogenesis-associated protein EMB8-like; amino-acid sequence: MAKLPIIAALYTKHLFNFTPHIPYCFKSSPFSISTPFSAAAAAMSRPHPSLDVSGGAMDSFLPAFTTLDRPYDAYPVVCTNTHIETIFAYFFRTTPDVRFRRECLRTKDNGTVSLDWVAGDDRSLSPNSPTLILLPGLTGGSGDSYVRHMLLKARSKGWRVVVFNSRGCGHGPVTTPQFYSASFLGDIGEVVAHVSSRYPDSNLYAVGWSLGANILVRYLAQESGSCPLSGAVSLCNPFDLVVADEDFQKGFNIVYNKALSGSLRRIFKKHALLFEEMSDDYNIPAAANCKTIREFDDALTRVSFGFKSVDEYYSKSSSSDSIPHVCRPLLCIQAANDPIAPARGIPREAIKENTNCMLIVTPEGGHLGWIAGDEAPFGAPWTDPVVMDFLEYLEKTKSNSVSKTEENTNTLHATVK